One genomic region from Pseudoduganella dura encodes:
- a CDS encoding gamma-butyrobetaine hydroxylase-like domain-containing protein, whose translation MANPTALTLHNKSRYLEIAFDDGASFNIPFELLRVYSPSAEVQGHGPGQETLQVGKRDVGITDLEPVGQYALKPIFTDGHASGLYTWQYLYDLGANLDARWHDYIGRLHAAGFFGDTGREPGAVLHGTDTHAHQGCGHRH comes from the coding sequence ATGGCCAATCCTACTGCCCTGACGCTGCATAACAAGTCGCGCTACCTCGAGATCGCCTTCGACGACGGCGCTTCCTTCAATATTCCGTTCGAGCTGCTGCGCGTGTATTCGCCGTCGGCCGAAGTGCAGGGCCACGGCCCCGGCCAGGAAACGCTGCAGGTCGGCAAGCGCGACGTCGGCATCACCGACCTCGAGCCCGTGGGCCAGTACGCGCTGAAGCCGATCTTCACCGACGGCCACGCTTCCGGCCTCTACACGTGGCAGTACCTGTACGACCTGGGCGCGAACCTCGATGCGCGCTGGCACGACTACATCGGCCGCCTGCACGCCGCCGGCTTCTTCGGCGACACCGGCCGCGAACCCGGCGCCGTCCTCCACGGTACCGACACTCACGCCCACCAGGGCTGTGGCCACCGGCACTGA
- a CDS encoding DUF3683 domain-containing protein, with the protein MNAPAQIQALLAESPDGHAPSRLREIPYNYTSFSDREIVIRLLGEEAWQLVDELRGARQTGRSARMLYEVLGDIWVVRRNPYLQDDLLDNPKRRQALIDALHHRLSEVDKRRMAVDGDEPGEVAARRAANVEKLLAAANKAVADFGEEFRHMYDLRKRAVKVLGRYTAKHNIRFDGMKRISHVTDATDWRVEYPFVVLTPDAEEEMAGLVKGCIELGLTIIPRGGGTGYTGGAIPLTPLSAVINTEKLLRIDAVEMKVLPGLEREYATIYTEAGVITNQVSGAAEKAGFVFAVDPTSAHASCIGGNIAMNAGGKKAVLWGTALDNLASWRMVDPNGDWLDVTRLDHNLSKIHDTPLARFKLEWTHPNAKGEAKGAPFKTEILEIAGRTFRKEGLGKDVTDKFLAGLPGIQKEGCDGLITSGRWILHKMPKFTRTVCLEFFGQARDAIPSIVEIKDYLDGLPAQGEQFATLRLAGLEHLDERYLRAVGYATKSKRGVLPKMALFGDIVGDNEDAVALAASEVVRLANTRVGEGFVAVSPEARKKFWLDRARTAAIARHTNAFKINEDVVIPLNRMGEYTDGIERINVELSIKNKLQLAQALREFVAAGNLPVGKSDDATDDHVGDAEMLGDRPQQALALLDGVQERWTFILANLDKPLDAARLELYQLGLQELSGVFEERLQRQPDATLFDVVQDRTVRISWKQDIRAVLRQIFNGAAYKLILDEAQAIHKKILRGRVFVALHMHAGDGNVHTNLPVNSDHYEMLQDAHQAVARIMKLARSLNGVISGEHGIGITKLEFLTEEEIGDFRDYKLRVDPEGRFNKGKLLNLPGMDADLRNAYTPSFGLMGHESLIMQQSDIGEIANSIKDCLRCGKCKPVCSTHVPRANMLYSPRDKILATSALIEAFLYEEQTRRGISIRHWEEFEDVADHCTVCHKCVTPCPVNIDFGDVSMNMRNLLRKMDKRSFKPAKAATMFFLNASDPATINAARFAITGVAAKAQRLGNEIFKKVARQQTKAPPPTTGKPPVREQVIHFINKKMPGNLPKKSARALLDIEDNKMIPIIRDPKKTSANTEAVFYFPGCGSERLFSQVGLATQAMLYEVGVQTVLPPGYLCCGYPQRGAGDYDKAEKMITDNRVLFHRMANTLNYLDIKTVLVSCGTCYDQLSSYEFEKIFPGCRIMDIHEYLLEKGVKLEGVTGTRYMYHDPCHTPMKLQDPLKTVNSLVQTIDTVKIEKNDRCCGESGTLAVTRPDISTQVRFRKEEEMVKGSDKLRADGFDGNVKILTSCPSCLQGLSRYNEDSGTTADYIVVEIARHLLGENWLPEFVKRANDGGIERVLV; encoded by the coding sequence ATGAACGCCCCAGCACAAATCCAGGCCCTGCTTGCAGAATCGCCGGACGGCCACGCGCCGAGCCGCCTCCGTGAAATTCCGTATAACTACACGTCGTTTTCCGACCGCGAAATCGTCATCCGCCTGCTGGGTGAAGAGGCGTGGCAACTGGTCGACGAGCTGCGCGGCGCGCGCCAGACCGGCCGCTCCGCGCGCATGCTGTACGAGGTGCTGGGCGACATCTGGGTGGTGCGCCGCAATCCGTACCTGCAGGACGACCTGCTCGACAACCCGAAACGGCGCCAGGCGCTGATCGATGCGCTGCATCACCGCCTGTCCGAGGTGGACAAGCGGCGCATGGCCGTCGATGGCGACGAGCCGGGCGAAGTGGCCGCAAGGCGTGCCGCCAATGTCGAAAAGCTGCTGGCCGCCGCCAACAAGGCCGTGGCCGACTTCGGCGAGGAATTCCGCCACATGTACGACCTGCGCAAGCGCGCGGTCAAGGTGCTGGGCCGCTACACGGCCAAGCACAACATCCGCTTCGACGGCATGAAGCGCATCTCGCACGTCACCGATGCCACCGACTGGCGCGTCGAATACCCGTTCGTGGTGCTCACGCCCGACGCGGAAGAGGAAATGGCCGGCCTCGTGAAGGGCTGTATCGAACTGGGCCTGACGATCATCCCGCGCGGCGGCGGCACCGGCTACACCGGCGGCGCGATTCCGCTGACGCCGCTGTCGGCCGTGATCAACACCGAAAAGCTGCTGCGCATCGACGCGGTGGAAATGAAGGTGCTGCCGGGCCTCGAACGCGAATACGCCACGATCTACACCGAAGCGGGCGTGATCACGAACCAGGTTTCCGGCGCCGCCGAAAAGGCCGGCTTCGTGTTCGCGGTCGACCCCACTTCCGCGCACGCCTCGTGCATTGGCGGGAACATCGCGATGAACGCGGGCGGCAAGAAGGCCGTGCTGTGGGGCACCGCGCTGGACAACCTGGCATCGTGGCGCATGGTCGATCCGAACGGCGACTGGCTCGATGTCACGCGCCTGGACCACAACCTGTCGAAGATCCACGACACGCCGCTGGCCCGCTTCAAGCTGGAATGGACGCACCCGAACGCGAAGGGCGAAGCGAAGGGCGCGCCGTTCAAGACTGAAATTCTCGAGATCGCCGGCCGCACATTCCGCAAGGAAGGCCTGGGCAAGGACGTGACCGACAAGTTCCTGGCCGGCCTGCCGGGCATCCAGAAGGAAGGCTGCGACGGCCTGATCACGTCCGGCCGCTGGATCCTGCACAAGATGCCGAAGTTCACGCGCACCGTCTGCCTCGAGTTCTTCGGCCAGGCGCGCGACGCGATTCCGTCGATCGTCGAGATCAAGGATTACCTCGACGGCCTGCCGGCGCAGGGCGAGCAGTTCGCCACGCTGCGCCTCGCCGGCCTGGAACACCTCGACGAGCGCTACCTGCGCGCCGTCGGCTACGCGACGAAATCGAAGCGCGGCGTGCTGCCGAAGATGGCGCTGTTCGGCGACATCGTCGGCGACAACGAGGATGCCGTGGCGCTGGCCGCGTCGGAAGTGGTGCGCCTGGCCAATACCCGCGTGGGTGAAGGCTTCGTCGCCGTCAGCCCCGAGGCGCGCAAGAAATTCTGGCTCGACCGCGCCCGCACCGCGGCGATCGCCAGGCACACCAACGCGTTCAAGATCAACGAGGACGTCGTCATTCCGCTGAACCGGATGGGCGAATACACCGACGGCATCGAGCGCATCAACGTCGAGCTGTCGATCAAGAACAAGCTGCAGCTGGCGCAGGCGCTGCGCGAATTCGTCGCGGCGGGCAACCTCCCGGTCGGCAAGAGCGACGACGCGACCGACGATCACGTGGGCGATGCCGAGATGCTGGGCGACCGCCCGCAGCAGGCGCTCGCGCTGCTCGACGGGGTGCAGGAACGCTGGACATTCATCCTGGCGAACCTGGACAAGCCGCTCGACGCCGCGCGCCTCGAACTGTACCAGCTCGGCCTGCAGGAACTCTCCGGCGTGTTCGAGGAACGCCTGCAGCGCCAGCCCGACGCCACGCTGTTCGACGTGGTGCAGGACCGCACCGTGCGCATCAGCTGGAAGCAGGATATCCGCGCCGTGCTGCGCCAGATCTTCAACGGCGCCGCGTACAAGCTGATCCTCGACGAGGCGCAGGCGATCCACAAGAAGATCCTGCGCGGCCGCGTGTTCGTGGCGCTGCACATGCACGCCGGCGACGGCAACGTGCACACCAACCTGCCGGTGAACTCGGACCATTACGAGATGCTGCAGGACGCGCACCAGGCCGTGGCCCGCATCATGAAGCTGGCCCGTTCGCTGAACGGCGTGATCTCGGGCGAGCACGGCATCGGCATCACGAAGCTGGAATTCCTTACCGAGGAAGAGATCGGCGACTTCCGCGACTACAAGCTGCGCGTCGACCCGGAAGGCCGCTTCAACAAGGGCAAGCTGCTGAACCTGCCCGGCATGGATGCCGACCTGCGCAACGCGTACACGCCGTCGTTCGGCCTGATGGGCCACGAATCGCTGATCATGCAGCAAAGCGATATCGGCGAGATCGCCAACAGCATCAAGGATTGCCTGCGCTGCGGCAAGTGCAAGCCGGTGTGCTCCACGCACGTGCCGCGCGCGAACATGCTGTATTCGCCGCGCGACAAGATCCTGGCCACGTCGGCCCTGATCGAGGCGTTCCTGTACGAGGAACAGACCCGCCGCGGCATCTCGATCCGCCACTGGGAGGAGTTCGAGGACGTGGCCGATCATTGCACCGTGTGCCACAAGTGCGTGACGCCGTGCCCGGTGAACATCGACTTCGGCGACGTGTCGATGAACATGCGCAACCTGCTGCGCAAGATGGACAAGCGTTCGTTCAAGCCGGCCAAGGCGGCAACGATGTTCTTCCTGAACGCATCCGACCCGGCCACCATCAACGCGGCGCGGTTTGCGATCACCGGCGTTGCGGCCAAGGCCCAGCGCCTGGGCAACGAGATCTTCAAGAAGGTGGCGCGCCAGCAGACCAAGGCGCCGCCGCCGACCACCGGCAAGCCGCCGGTGCGCGAGCAGGTGATCCACTTCATCAACAAGAAGATGCCGGGCAACCTGCCGAAGAAGTCGGCGCGCGCGCTGCTCGATATCGAGGACAACAAGATGATCCCGATCATCCGCGATCCGAAGAAGACCAGCGCCAATACCGAGGCGGTGTTCTACTTCCCGGGCTGCGGCTCCGAGCGGCTGTTCTCGCAGGTGGGCCTGGCCACGCAGGCGATGCTGTATGAAGTGGGCGTGCAGACGGTGCTGCCGCCGGGCTACCTGTGCTGCGGTTATCCGCAGCGCGGCGCGGGCGACTACGACAAGGCCGAGAAGATGATCACGGATAACCGTGTCCTCTTCCACCGCATGGCCAACACGCTGAACTACCTGGACATCAAGACGGTCCTCGTTTCCTGCGGCACGTGCTACGACCAGCTGTCCTCCTACGAGTTCGAGAAGATCTTCCCGGGCTGCCGCATCATGGACATCCACGAGTACCTGCTGGAGAAGGGCGTGAAGCTCGAAGGCGTGACCGGTACCCGCTACATGTACCACGATCCCTGCCATACGCCGATGAAGCTGCAGGATCCGCTCAAGACGGTCAACTCGCTCGTGCAGACGATCGACACGGTGAAGATCGAGAAGAACGACCGCTGCTGCGGCGAATCCGGCACGCTGGCCGTGACGCGCCCCGACATCTCGACGCAGGTGCGCTTCCGCAAGGAAGAGGAAATGGTCAAGGGTTCGGACAAGCTGCGCGCCGACGGCTTTGACGGCAACGTCAAGATCCTGACGAGCTGCCCGTCGTGCCTGCAGGGCCTGTCGCGCTACAACGAGGATTCGGGTACCACCGCCGACTACATCGTGGTGGAAATCGCCCGGCACCTGCTGGGCGAGAACTGGCTGCCGGAGTTCGTCAAGCGCGCCAACGACGGCGGCATCGAGCGGGTGCTCGTCTGA
- a CDS encoding sulfonate ABC transporter substrate-binding protein, with the protein MTKILTALLALALLGALPARAVAAEPVRIGFQKGGGLLTALKRQGAVEKAFAPAGTTVKWIEFPAGPQMLEALNAGSIDFGTTGAPPPVFAQAAGIDVVYVGAEPPPVASEAIIVKPDSPIRTVAQLKGKRIAFAKGSGSHLLLVAALNKAGLTIRDVKPIFLGPSEARAAFDGGSVDAWVVWDPYLAAAQKAYSARVVADYTGLLQANGFYLASRAFVKRSPQAVGTLLQQIALAGKWANTHRKEMVAIMAPQVGVAPDVIATWLGRQTAGVVPMDAAIVANQQKVADLFYREKLIPRPVTIATQAWTWQRR; encoded by the coding sequence ATGACGAAGATATTGACCGCACTGCTTGCCCTCGCGCTGCTCGGCGCCCTGCCCGCACGGGCCGTTGCCGCCGAACCGGTCCGGATCGGCTTCCAGAAAGGCGGCGGGCTGCTGACGGCGCTCAAGCGCCAGGGCGCCGTCGAGAAGGCGTTCGCCCCGGCCGGCACCACGGTGAAATGGATCGAGTTCCCGGCCGGCCCGCAGATGCTCGAAGCGCTGAACGCGGGCAGCATCGACTTCGGCACGACGGGCGCGCCGCCGCCGGTGTTCGCGCAGGCCGCCGGCATCGATGTCGTCTACGTGGGCGCCGAGCCGCCGCCGGTCGCCAGCGAGGCGATCATCGTCAAGCCGGATTCGCCGATCCGCACCGTCGCGCAACTGAAGGGCAAGCGGATCGCCTTCGCCAAAGGCTCGGGTTCGCACCTGCTGCTGGTGGCCGCGCTGAACAAGGCGGGGTTGACGATCCGCGACGTGAAGCCGATCTTCCTCGGCCCATCGGAGGCGCGCGCCGCGTTCGACGGCGGCAGCGTCGATGCATGGGTGGTGTGGGACCCTTACCTGGCGGCGGCGCAGAAGGCCTACAGCGCGCGCGTGGTGGCCGACTACACGGGCCTGTTGCAGGCGAACGGGTTCTACCTGGCCTCGCGCGCGTTCGTGAAGCGTTCGCCGCAGGCGGTGGGCACGCTGCTGCAACAGATCGCGCTGGCCGGCAAGTGGGCCAACACGCACCGGAAGGAGATGGTCGCGATCATGGCCCCGCAGGTGGGCGTGGCGCCGGACGTCATCGCCACATGGCTGGGTCGGCAGACGGCGGGGGTGGTGCCGATGGATGCGGCGATCGTGGCCAACCAGCAGAAGGTGGCCGACCTGTTCTACCGGGAGAAGCTGATTCCGCGGCCGGTCACGATCGCGACGCAGGCCTGGACGTGGCAACGCCGCTAA
- a CDS encoding YqaA family protein → MIESAIAWLLAFLAAPEVGLTSVFIIAFVSATLVPLGSEPAVFAVCKANPDLFWPAILVATCGNTLGGIVDYWMGYYAKAAFARERESRWFAWLSHYGAKTMLLSWVPGIGDPLCTLGGWLKLPFWPAVGYMAIGKFGRYVTMTVALLYIPDGFWRSLVHMLGG, encoded by the coding sequence ATGATCGAATCTGCAATCGCCTGGCTGCTGGCCTTCCTGGCCGCGCCGGAAGTGGGTCTGACGTCGGTCTTCATCATCGCTTTCGTTTCCGCGACCCTCGTCCCCCTCGGCTCCGAGCCCGCTGTCTTTGCCGTCTGTAAGGCCAATCCCGACCTGTTCTGGCCCGCCATCCTCGTGGCCACCTGCGGCAACACGCTGGGCGGCATCGTCGACTACTGGATGGGCTATTACGCCAAGGCCGCATTTGCCCGGGAGCGCGAGAGCCGCTGGTTCGCCTGGCTGTCGCACTATGGCGCCAAGACCATGCTGCTGTCGTGGGTGCCCGGCATCGGCGATCCGCTGTGCACGCTGGGCGGCTGGCTGAAACTGCCGTTCTGGCCCGCGGTCGGCTACATGGCGATCGGCAAATTCGGGCGGTATGTGACGATGACGGTGGCGCTGCTGTACATCCCCGACGGCTTCTGGCGCTCGCTGGTGCACATGCTGGGCGGTTGA
- the ilvA gene encoding threonine ammonia-lyase, biosynthetic: protein MTIDYLKKILTARVYDVAHETPLELAPTLSQRFENRIYFKREDIQDVFSFKIRGAYNKMAHLSETQLKRGVICASAGNHAQGVALSAARMGCRAVIVMPTTTPLLKIEAVRARGGNGVEVVLHGESYTDAYNHALTLEKEQKLTFVHPFDDPDVIAGQGTIGMEILRQHSGPIHAIFVAIGGGGLISGVAAYIKQIRPDIRIIGVETMDADAMARSLKAGERVTLPDVGLFADGTAVRLVGEETFRLAQQYVDDVIIVDTDAICAAIKDVFTDTRSILEPSGALAVAGAKAYVERAALTKNPIRNETLVTITSGANMNFDRLRFVAERAELGEFREAVFAVTMAEQRGSFKRFCELVGPRNVTEFNYRISDQDQAHVFVGVQIADRGESSALARRFEEHDFRTLDLTHDELAKSHLRHLVGGKSALARDELLYRFEFPERPGALMRFLDSMAPNWNISLCHYRSQGGDVGRILIGLQVPPEEMDEFAKFLATLGYRYWDETQNPVYKMFL from the coding sequence ATGACTATCGATTACCTGAAGAAGATCCTGACCGCGCGCGTCTACGACGTTGCCCACGAAACGCCGCTGGAGCTGGCGCCGACCCTGTCGCAGCGCTTCGAGAACCGAATTTACTTCAAGCGCGAGGATATCCAGGACGTCTTCAGCTTCAAGATCCGCGGCGCGTACAACAAGATGGCGCACCTGTCCGAAACGCAGCTCAAGCGCGGCGTGATCTGCGCATCGGCCGGCAACCATGCCCAGGGCGTGGCGCTGTCCGCGGCCCGCATGGGTTGCCGCGCCGTCATCGTGATGCCGACCACCACCCCGCTGCTGAAGATCGAGGCGGTCAGGGCGCGCGGCGGCAACGGCGTTGAAGTGGTGCTGCACGGCGAGTCGTACACCGATGCCTACAACCACGCGCTGACGCTGGAAAAGGAACAGAAGCTCACGTTCGTGCACCCGTTCGACGATCCGGACGTGATCGCCGGCCAGGGCACGATCGGCATGGAGATCCTGCGCCAGCACTCCGGCCCGATCCATGCGATCTTCGTCGCGATCGGCGGCGGCGGGCTGATCTCCGGCGTGGCCGCGTACATCAAGCAGATCCGCCCCGACATCCGGATCATCGGCGTAGAAACGATGGATGCCGATGCGATGGCGCGCAGCCTGAAGGCCGGCGAGCGCGTGACGCTGCCGGACGTGGGCCTGTTCGCCGACGGCACCGCGGTGCGCCTGGTGGGCGAGGAAACGTTCCGGCTCGCGCAGCAGTACGTGGACGATGTGATCATCGTCGACACCGACGCGATCTGCGCGGCCATCAAGGACGTGTTCACCGATACCCGCTCGATCCTCGAACCTTCCGGCGCGCTGGCCGTGGCCGGCGCCAAGGCCTACGTGGAGCGCGCGGCGCTGACCAAGAACCCGATCCGCAACGAGACGCTGGTCACGATCACGTCCGGCGCGAACATGAACTTCGACCGGCTGCGCTTCGTGGCCGAACGCGCCGAACTGGGCGAGTTCCGCGAAGCCGTGTTCGCCGTGACGATGGCCGAACAGCGCGGCAGCTTCAAGCGCTTCTGCGAACTGGTCGGCCCGCGCAACGTGACGGAATTTAACTACCGGATCAGCGACCAGGACCAGGCCCACGTGTTCGTCGGCGTCCAGATCGCCGACCGCGGCGAATCGAGCGCGCTGGCGCGCCGCTTCGAGGAACACGATTTCCGCACGCTGGACCTGACGCACGACGAACTGGCCAAGTCCCACCTGCGCCACCTGGTCGGCGGCAAGAGCGCGCTGGCGCGGGACGAGCTGCTGTACCGCTTCGAATTCCCCGAGCGCCCGGGCGCGCTGATGCGCTTCCTGGACAGCATGGCGCCGAACTGGAACATTTCGCTGTGCCACTACCGCTCGCAGGGCGGCGACGTGGGCCGCATCCTGATCGGCCTGCAGGTGCCGCCGGAAGAAATGGACGAGTTCGCCAAGTTCCTGGCCACGCTGGGGTACCGGTACTGGGACGAGACGCAGAATCCGGTGTACAAGATGTTCCTTTGA
- a CDS encoding HIT family protein has product MACDLCALLAASPAGEVAGNIVWRDDALTVVAVDEPGYPGFTRVVWNAHVKEMTDLAPGERERVMRAVWAVEAAQRDVLAPHKVNVASFGNMTPHVHWHVIPRYADDVHFPNPTWGARQRDPDAAAIAVRSSLLPELHATIRERLNDLSEPLSS; this is encoded by the coding sequence ATGGCGTGCGACCTGTGCGCGCTGCTGGCGGCGTCTCCCGCGGGCGAGGTTGCCGGCAACATCGTCTGGCGCGACGATGCGCTGACGGTGGTCGCCGTCGACGAACCGGGCTATCCCGGCTTCACGCGCGTGGTGTGGAATGCGCACGTGAAGGAAATGACCGACCTGGCGCCCGGCGAACGCGAGCGCGTGATGCGGGCCGTATGGGCCGTCGAGGCGGCGCAGCGCGACGTGCTGGCGCCGCACAAGGTCAACGTGGCCAGCTTCGGCAACATGACGCCCCACGTGCACTGGCACGTCATCCCGCGCTATGCGGATGACGTGCACTTCCCGAACCCCACGTGGGGGGCGCGGCAGCGCGATCCCGACGCGGCGGCGATTGCGGTACGATCGTCGCTGCTGCCCGAGCTGCATGCGACGATCCGCGAACGCCTGAACGACCTGTCCGAACCCCTTTCGAGCTGA
- a CDS encoding RNA-guided endonuclease InsQ/TnpB family protein, with the protein MNTSSAASDIMRVLRLRLKDKHACVLRAKAFWVNQCWNYCNETSYKVWQRERRFLSGYDLDKMTTGASKEGVPLHSQTIQAIGQEYARRRKQFNKAKLRWRKSSGARRSLGWIPFKASALRYRNGQLWMSGIDQALGLWDSYGLSKYQLGAGSFSEDARGRWYININVKVAREPRSAATNAVGIDLGLKHFATLSNGEKIEALKHYLHHEAKLAMAHRAGKKRLVKTIHARIANQRKHQHHVRSTELVQRFGAIFVGNVNASALAKTRMAKSVLDAGWSQFRAMLRYKSDSAGVWFDKVDEAFSTQDCSVCEARSGPKGLKDLEIRVWTCNRCGAIHDRDVNAAKNILRRGHATLAVGIPLLTAHAAALR; encoded by the coding sequence ATGAATACCTCAAGTGCTGCTTCTGACATAATGCGTGTGCTCCGGCTTCGGCTGAAGGACAAGCACGCTTGCGTACTGCGTGCAAAGGCATTTTGGGTAAATCAGTGCTGGAATTATTGTAACGAAACATCCTACAAGGTATGGCAGCGCGAGCGGCGGTTTTTGTCAGGGTACGATCTCGACAAAATGACAACTGGCGCCAGTAAGGAAGGTGTCCCGCTGCACTCTCAAACCATCCAGGCGATAGGCCAGGAATATGCCAGGCGACGCAAGCAGTTCAACAAGGCGAAGCTGCGTTGGCGGAAATCAAGTGGTGCTCGCCGCTCCCTCGGCTGGATACCGTTCAAGGCTTCGGCGCTACGTTATCGAAATGGCCAACTATGGATGTCGGGAATCGATCAGGCACTCGGCCTTTGGGACAGCTACGGTCTCTCGAAATATCAATTGGGTGCTGGTTCCTTTTCAGAGGATGCGCGCGGCCGCTGGTATATCAACATCAATGTCAAGGTAGCGCGCGAGCCTCGATCGGCCGCAACGAATGCCGTCGGGATTGACTTGGGATTGAAGCATTTCGCCACGCTCTCGAATGGCGAAAAGATCGAGGCGCTGAAGCACTATCTGCACCACGAAGCCAAGCTTGCGATGGCCCATCGTGCAGGAAAGAAAAGGCTTGTCAAGACGATCCACGCGCGCATCGCGAACCAGCGCAAGCACCAGCACCATGTGAGAAGTACCGAACTTGTACAAAGGTTCGGTGCCATTTTCGTTGGCAATGTCAACGCGTCCGCCTTGGCGAAGACCAGAATGGCGAAATCCGTTCTCGATGCCGGCTGGTCGCAATTTAGAGCCATGCTCAGGTACAAAAGCGATAGCGCTGGTGTATGGTTCGATAAGGTCGACGAAGCGTTTTCTACTCAAGACTGTTCTGTGTGCGAGGCACGCAGCGGACCGAAAGGGCTGAAAGATCTTGAAATAAGAGTATGGACGTGCAATCGATGCGGCGCCATTCACGATCGTGATGTGAACGCCGCAAAGAACATACTCCGTCGCGGACATGCGACGCTAGCTGTAGGAATCCCCCTCCTTACCGCGCACGCGGCAGCTCTCCGCTAA
- a CDS encoding methyl-accepting chemotaxis protein → MPKLTVRASLMAALCLFTAMIAIGAALGVFMINRSNSALSLVQDIAMETQAINDIYKDATRVRSSLNRAYSEARDGGKVDTNGSALGNATNYLARTRKALAAFVAAPPSAGTDAQLRNDLVAASTRLLDTLDGAITELNRNDIAAFATINSRDLTPRGAEISTLLEKFQKQNTERGETLMRERDGEYRLVLWLVAIGLAGALALVVGMHLFLRNLVIAPLERAVALLDGVAHGDLTARVEAKGNNEIDRLMSGIGKMQQSLIDMVSNVRGGAQAIGTAASEVAMGNQDLSSRTESQASALEETAATMEELTSTVQSTADNTMQARELVEAASTKAAAGGVVMGQMAETMAAIDASSRKVVDIIGVIDGIAFQTNILALNAAVEAARAGEQGRGFAVVASEVRTLAQRSAAAAKEIKGLIADSVDKVGSGTMLASQAAQAMNEMVTSVERVTGLVVDIAEASREQSNGIAQVNQSITQMDEVTQRNAALVEEAAAATQAMQHETENLLSAVSAFKLSGDAGAAHAPSRAPAPAAPRRAIAVASRVAPAKAPQPRPQKPAPSKAPAADEWEEF, encoded by the coding sequence ATGCCCAAACTTACTGTCCGCGCCAGCCTGATGGCTGCGCTGTGCCTGTTCACCGCGATGATCGCGATCGGCGCCGCGCTCGGTGTATTCATGATCAACCGTTCCAACAGTGCGCTGTCGCTGGTGCAGGACATCGCCATGGAAACGCAGGCGATCAACGATATCTACAAGGATGCCACGCGCGTCCGCTCCAGCCTGAACCGGGCCTATTCGGAAGCGCGCGACGGCGGCAAGGTGGACACCAACGGCAGCGCGCTCGGCAACGCCACCAACTACCTGGCCCGCACCCGCAAGGCGCTGGCCGCGTTCGTCGCCGCGCCACCGTCCGCAGGCACGGATGCGCAGTTGCGCAACGACCTCGTCGCGGCGTCCACCCGCCTGCTGGACACCCTCGACGGCGCCATCACGGAGCTGAACCGCAACGACATCGCCGCTTTCGCCACGATAAACAGCCGCGACCTGACGCCGCGCGGCGCCGAGATCTCCACGCTGCTCGAAAAATTCCAGAAGCAGAACACGGAACGCGGCGAAACGCTGATGCGGGAGCGTGACGGCGAATACCGCCTCGTGCTGTGGCTCGTGGCGATTGGCCTGGCCGGTGCACTGGCGCTGGTGGTGGGCATGCACCTCTTCCTGCGCAACCTCGTCATCGCGCCGCTGGAGCGTGCCGTCGCACTGCTCGACGGCGTGGCCCACGGCGACCTGACCGCGCGCGTGGAAGCGAAAGGCAACAACGAGATCGACCGCCTGATGAGCGGCATCGGGAAGATGCAGCAAAGCCTGATCGACATGGTGTCGAACGTGCGTGGCGGGGCGCAGGCCATCGGCACCGCCGCCAGCGAAGTCGCCATGGGCAACCAGGACCTGTCGTCGCGCACCGAGAGCCAGGCCAGCGCGCTCGAGGAAACCGCGGCCACGATGGAAGAACTGACGAGTACCGTGCAAAGCACCGCCGACAACACGATGCAGGCCCGCGAACTGGTGGAAGCGGCTTCCACGAAGGCGGCCGCCGGCGGGGTCGTGATGGGCCAGATGGCCGAGACGATGGCGGCGATCGACGCGTCGTCGCGCAAGGTGGTCGACATCATCGGCGTGATCGACGGCATCGCGTTCCAGACCAACATCCTGGCGCTGAACGCGGCGGTGGAAGCGGCCCGCGCCGGCGAGCAGGGCCGCGGCTTCGCGGTGGTGGCCTCCGAGGTGCGCACGCTGGCGCAGCGCAGCGCCGCGGCGGCCAAGGAAATCAAGGGGCTGATCGCCGATTCCGTGGACAAGGTAGGCTCGGGCACCATGCTGGCCAGTCAGGCCGCGCAGGCGATGAACGAGATGGTGACGAGCGTGGAACGCGTGACGGGCCTCGTCGTCGACATCGCCGAGGCCAGCCGCGAGCAGAGCAACGGCATCGCGCAGGTCAACCAGTCGATCACGCAGATGGATGAAGTCACCCAGCGCAATGCCGCGCTGGTCGAGGAAGCGGCCGCCGCCACCCAGGCGATGCAGCACGAAACGGAAAACCTGCTGAGCGCCGTCAGCGCCTTCAAGCTGTCGGGCGACGCGGGCGCGGCGCATGCGCCGTCGCGGGCGCCCGCACCGGCGGCGCCACGGCGCGCCATCGCCGTCGCATCGCGCGTGGCGCCGGCGAAAGCGCCGCAGCCACGGCCGCAAAAGCCGGCGCCGAGCAAGGCGCCCGCGGCGGACGAGTGGGAAGAGTTCTGA